GCCTTTAAAAGGAAAGGGTGGGAGTTATTTTTATCGAGTTGACGCACCGTTGTGTCGGTGGACTTTACGCCGCGTAAACCGATCATACTTATATGGAAAACTACGAAAGCAGGTTTAGTACGGGCTCGTCTTTGATACCGTTACATAACGGAAATGATCCAGGTTATACTTCCGACGTCTTTCCGCCGAATTTCAAAATCGTGGGAGTCGATTTGTTGTCTCGTCTGAAATTCTAGTATTCTACCCTATCATATTGGACAAGGATTTGTGACCTACGCTAAACATCGGTAGATCTATAATACGAAATCGTGTAGAGATCGAGGGAGCACCAGTTGTATTGTTGATGGAAAAGTCATTTTAGAGCTCTTTCACTCGCCATGCTGTGTGACGACCCTCTTTAAGCCTACGAGAATGCTGAACAACAAACGCACTAGACAACAGAACGGCTGCAAGCGCACAGTACAGGTGAAGCTAGCTTAAGAGTAACGCCTTCGATGGCGGCTGAAAAAGCAAACGCTTATCTCATAATAACTGCGAcctttctgtttgtttctcaAAGGTAGGAAACGCGTCGGTGGGGATGTGGAGGGCTCGTCATGTGTTACCGGATCTGCGTTGAAATATCACACCGGAAGGCTATATTCTACGTTGGTCcatgtgtaacgttaacttCTTGATACAGACGCATGCAGGTGGATACGTATTGTATATGGACCCATACTGGTGAACACAAACTGTATACGGACGTATACAGGTGAATAGAAACTGTATACGGACCAATACAGGTGAATACCTCGTGTGTTCGTGGGTATGGACTCATATAGGTGAGTACCAACTGTATACTGGAGCATACAAGTGACGGCAAACTGTATTCAGGTGAATACAAACTGTATACGGACCAAAACAGTTGAATACCCCCGCGCGTACCTGTGTGTATGGAATCATACAGGTGAGTACCAACTGTATacggactcatacaggtgaaTACCTTGTGTATACGGATGAATGCATGCGCAGGTGAATACAAACGGTATACGGACCCATACAGGCGAATACCTTGTGTTTTACGGACGCATACAAGTGAATACAAACTGTATACGAACTAATACAGGTGAATACctcgtgtgtacgtgtgtaccgactcatacaggtgagtaccAACTGCACGTGTGTACGGACGCATCATCGGCAAGTGGATACATTCAGTATACGGAACCACACAAGCAGAGCGCATCGTCTCGAAGCCATATAAGAGGATATATTCATGCTCTGTATACGGATTTACACGTCAAGTGGATACGGTCTATATACAGAGAAGACACCCTTACACTTACACACGTAAACGTATAAGGTGCCTTATACGGGTATATTCCAACTTGAGGGAGGACCATGTTGTCTCGCGGACAGGGAGCTTCACGAAGCGGAGCCGCCAGCAGGGCTCGGCGGAGGTGGAGGGAGGACAACCCGCCGGCCCCGCGGAGGAGCGCCCTGGACGGGCCCGTACAGAAGGTGGTGATCAACGTGAGCGGACTCAGGTTCGTGGAGGAcagttcgtgtgtgtgtgtgtgtgtgtgtgtgtgtgtgtgtgtgtgtgtgtgtgtgtgtctgtgtgtgtgtgtgattgtgattgtgtgtgtgtgtgtgtatgtgtgtgattgtgtttgagagagtgagtgtgtgtgtgtttgtgtgtgattgtgtgtgcgcgcgcgcgtgtgtgtgtgtgcgtggttgtgtgtgtgcgtgtatgcgtatgtgtgtgtgtgtgtatgtgtgtgtgtggggttCTTTATTTAACGAGCTCGAGATGTGACTCTCCTCAACAACGCAGTTGTGGGGTCGGGTCGTTTGgcgtcctgggttcaaatcttgTCATGCTACAGATCATGCGTTCTTGGAAAGGGCACTacattcctcactccacccaggtgtaaaacagGTACCTGAATTCGGTTGGGGTCTGTCCCTATGGTCTCAAAAAGGCTATAGaactacatttacatttaccaaCAACGCTAACTACAAGACCACGTCTTACTCTGTTTCTCCCTAGGTTTGTGACGACCATGGCCACACTGGAGACCTACCCAGATAGTCTACTGGGGGACGGCCGCAGGAGAAAGTGGTACTTCGATCCCAACAAGAATGAATACTTCTTTGACAGGTATGGGACACATCAATCAGAAGTTATAATGCAATTGCAAGTACGTGGTGGAAACGTAGAAGACATACATGTGACGATAAACAGttatataaacaatattctactctaatacttaTGAATTCGTCGTTCGATAAGTTTATTCCACGACAAGTAAGGGTCAGATGAACTCAGTTGGCCTACATGTGTAAGTCCTGGAATcagtctgacatccaggctaTAGAACGGGTACCTTTAGGTGGTTAGCCTGGCTGTTATTTTTAATCACTTTATTCGAATTTTTAGATCAGTAGTTCATTGATTGCTTCACTAATGTAGACACATTGTGGGCctatgaaaattgaaaattctTGGCGCAGCCGTgtcgtaatacccctgtcacattatccacgatcgtcgggcgtatcgatggaagatcggccatatttaagatcgacagagggttgcgcgtatttttcacctgaaaaccgcccctaccacatataagccatactttgtaccgtgcacaattgttgtgcaatgaagttattagtataagcgaggctcgggcgattgccgcagaatcgtcgtcccaTCGATTTTCGCCAAGTGTCACGGGAGtataaaaaagataaaaatccACAACGCGCAGAACACTTTGCTTCAGGTGGTTAACCTGGCTGgcattttcaaggattttataAGATACACCAGTAGTTCATTGACCTCAATGTACACAATGGTAAAATGTCACACTAGTCAGCTGTAGCATGTAAGGGTCAGATTCTCTCTGGCCCTTTGTCCTGCACGTGTTTGTGTGAGACAGTAAGTTTACATTGCAGACCGCacctgcataatttatgaggacAGAATTGGGTCCACTAAGAGAAAATTGGATGTTGCTCCACCATTGTACTGACGGGTAATTAGAAGGATAAACCACAACATTCGACGCGCCTCATGcataatttatcacaaaatgatTGCACACCACTTACGATAATACCTGATGTCAGATGATAACTCTAGAAATGGACACATGTCACTCTAACATGTACCCATAGCAAAGTCACACTTCCATGAATATCAACATTTCCCTGTTATCACACTTTAAAAATCACAATAAACAGAGttggccggccagaggaattaTTTCCGCTGGCccgccgactcccctagcgcaCTATtgactattgactctatttgtctaatttctactattagaccaccgatccgctgAGCTTGGTTTTCACTCAAATTGCCAATACTGGCTGCATTGATAAGGTGAATTATAAGACCACGTTGCCACCCTAATCgaagctatgtacatgtactcacttAAAGTGAGTAAAAAGGCGTGAAGTGCTGGTTCCAAGGGTACAACATTGAGGTCTGTTTGGGATTCGAAAACCCataacctttagattctaaggcAACAAACTTAACCATAACACAACATTGCCACATTCCCCAGACACCGCCCCAGTTTTGAGGCGATCCTGCAGTACTACCAGACGGGCGGGATGCTACAGAGGCCCGAGGAGGTTCCCGCTGAGGTGTTCCTGGACGAGCTGGAGTTTTACGATGTTGGAGAAGAAACTTTGAGAAGGTGAACTATGatctttttcattcattcattcattcaattaccACGTGTAAAGAAATGTAATGAAATCAAATGATTTACCAGGCTAGTGAAGTTTTCTTGTCACACAACCAGTTCTATCTCATCTCTCACCTGCGTACCTCCATTAGCTTCTCGTCGCTATATCTAACCGaagtaggtggcgcttttggaGCGAGGACACAATCCAAAACATGGCTGTTTGTATCCCCTCTCGTCCTCATCgaaacacatgtacaagcaGGTGGGAGACATAACTGGCTGTGAAAAAGTATACTCCaatatcctacatgtatatcctaccaacctgataaaatcattttcggaAGCAGGGCAAATgactaacgttagttcacctttatccgtggggtaacctatatccgttgtattgaGAACAGGATAtcaagggatatcaagtccgaCGGAATATGGTTTTTGTATTTCACGTATCTTCACAATATTgtagtttgagaccaccgtccgtcgatttatttatttatttatttatttggattctccacactggagggtatggcggaacaggtgtcaaaagacaccttttcgaagccgccataccttaaacataacaatgatacatcaaatcataatatacataaaatacaagaacagatatcataatcaatgtaacgtTCAAATCAAGATAAATCAacttaacaacacacatacattattgaGTCCAAatctatgaaatagatatacatgtagtcataaTATAGGGCAAAATTATCGTGGCCTTGTGGCAATGCAAGAGGCGCAACAGCATGCTAGTGACCATGTGCAAGCCTGCTCTAGCTTGAAGTTTTGTCGGAATCggttttgcataaatgtagataGTTTTCGTTTAAAGGCAGACACGTCGGACGGGCTTGTGTCTGATGCCCCCAGCCCTTTGGTTTCAACGGGAAGTTTGTTCCAAATTGTGATAAGTCGTGGTGTAAATGAGGAGGCAAATGAAGAAGATCTTACTCTCTGAGGGACTAACATGTGTGCCCTTAAACTACGTGGCGTTCTTGTAGGGAATGCAGCTAACCTCGCTAGAACTGAATCATATACCTTTGCAAGGGACTTAACGAATACCACAACATCAGACATCTCTCTTTGGTAAGACAGTGGTAACAAGCCTAGTCTAGATAGTCTAGACTTGTAGTCCAGGTGTTCAGCGGAGGGCCCGAGGATGTATTTCGTTGCCCTTCGCTGTACACACAGATTTGCATGACATCCCCAAATATCCCTGTTTATAGATACaccggataaaggttaccctgcggataaaggtgacctagcgtTAATAGATTGACCGTTTTTCCTCCCCAGGTACCGAGAAGAGGAGGGGATGGAGCTGCCCCCTCCTGACGTCCTGCCGCCGCCGGAAGACGAGAGGCTGAAGAAAATCTGGCTCCTCTTCAACGAACCGAAGTCGTCAATCCTGGCCAAGATCGTTACAAGTGCGTTTAATTCGTCTACCATATTCAATATGATACAGATGCAATAGAGCTGTATGGTTTATCTTCTTCATATGTGTATTCCTGtatgttcgtttgtttgtttcgcatAACCGGTTAACCGTCTGCAGGCagttttggcgacgcctcaggggcgagccaaatggtacaTCATAGTGTTCAGTCTgcaagaattctaggaattgtacaaGCCTTTGTCCACAGGAATGCTGGTCCATAAGAATATTTGGAATTCCAGTCAGGGAGGCAGGGCTGCTGGAGTCCAAATTCTCCTCAAACTCAGAACATTTTGAGAACTTTAAGTCAACACGTTAACAATGCCTGCAAGGTCACCTTTTCGCTTTTCTTCTGCTCCAGCCATCTGTGTGATAATGATACTGATGAGCGTGGTGGTGACGTGTATGGAGACTGTACCGGAAGTGCAGGAGTGGCTGCACACCCCCGCCACAGGCAGCAATGAGACAGGCCCACTTCCGGTGACGCGGAACCCGTTCTTCGTGGCGGAGACCATCTACGTGGCCTGGTTCACTCTGGAGCTGGTTTTAGGTATGACGCAATACTTTGCACCCACGTGATCATGACGAAAGCACTATCCACCATGTTTGATGGTTAAacctacccacacaccaaatatTGATGCAATGTATTAGGCTTTCTCCAGTTATGTTGTCCATccaaaaacatacacatacacaaacacactcattggcaaaggtaaaagCTACAATATAACAATGAATATTGTTGAACAATGAGTCTTGGGTACCATTCGGGTAGTAGTTGGCTCCtatgtttgtttgcttctgctactcGTCCAAAATTTGTACAATTCCAGACGTTAGAAATGTCAAGGTTGGCAGATGGCAcaacagagaagcgactgtatatattgtataataAACGCtagagcgaactactttccggatggtacccaggctgatTTGACTCAGGACTTTCCGAAAACAGATACGCAGGAATTGATTCTATTGAATAGTAATTCTTGATCAGAACCAATCAATCCTTCATTGATATCTAACCTCCGTCGACGATTTTGATGTCTTGTCTTGTGCCCCTAGGGTTCGTGTCCTGCGCGGACCGGTGCAGGTTCGTGAAGGATTACGTCAACGTTTTGGACTTCATCGGGATCGCGCTATACTTCGTTGAGCTGGGGCTCGAAATGAGGCGAGTCTTTATAGCCGTTCGTTTAGACCCTTTGTTGCTTATTGGGTGGGTTGATTACTCTTTCTTCGCAGAgtagtcttagcctctaccaggctccacatgtcgctggaaaatgatagaaattggccGAATATAGCTAGCTATAGCCAGGGGAGTGAGCTAGTCGCAAAATACTAATCTGGCATgctatgtgtctatattttccCAAATTCTCCTATGTTTTCGGCGACCTGTGGGCTAAgaactccatacggacctcatgaATATATACTCGCGTGTGAATCTTCCTTTAAACACCCGTCTAGTGGAGAGAGGCCATAAAAACATTGATTTTAAAATCCATCTAACTTTCTTTCCACTGCCGTCCATACATTCAGCTCTAACCTCCCCACGGATCAAATAAACCGCATCGTGAACGCCATGTGGATAGCGCGCCTGGTCCGGATGTTGCGGATCGTCAAAGTCACCAAGTACTCGGGGGACATGCAGCTTTTCTGGAAAGCAATGGTAGGTCTACCACACTACTGTGTAGGTGCGCACCTAGCAGTTTATGGCGTTCTTGCAGGTGTTGTAAGCTGCgttgctgtccatggtgctgattgtcAATATTCGGGGTGGTTATGCATGTGTAAGTCATCAGGTACTCCGGCGACATGCAGCTCTTCTTGAAGGCAATGGTAGGTCTACCAAACTACTGCGTAGGTGCGCCCCTAGCGGTTTACGGCGTTCTTGCAGGTGTCGTAAGCTGCgttgctgtccatggtgctgattgtcAGTATTCGGGGTGGTTATGCATGTGTAAGTCACCAGGTACTCAGGGGACATGCAGCTCTTCTGGAAAGCAATGGTAGGTCTATCACTGTGTAGGTGCGCACCTAGCGGTTCATGTCGTTCCTGCAGGTGTCGTAAGCTGCGTTGCTGTCCGTGCTGCTGATTGTCAGTATTCGGGGTGGTTATGCATGTGTAAGTCACCAGGTACTCAGGGGACATGCAGCTCTTTTGGAAAGCAATGGTAGGTCTACAACACCACTGTGTAGGTGCGGCCCTAGCGGTTTATGGCGTTCTTGCAGGTGGCGTAAGCTGCgttgctgtccatggtgctgattgtcAGTATTCGGGTGGTTATGCATGTGTAAGTCACCAGGTACTCAGGGGATATGCAACTCTTTTGGAAAGCAATGGTAGGTCTACAACACCACTGTGTAGGTGCGCCCCTAGCGGTTTATGCCGTTCTTGCAGATGGCGTAAGCTGCGTTGCTGTCCAAGGTACTGATTGGCATTAGTCGGGTTGCTATTATGCTATGCATTTCTACCACTGTGTAGAAATGCGGTTTATCTCGTTCCTACGGGTGGCACAAGCTGCGTTGCTGTCCATGGTTCTGATTAGTAATAGTCGCGTGGTTATACATTTCTACCGCTGTTTAGGTGCGCACCTAGCGGTTTACCTCGTTCCTGCAGGTGAAGCAAGCTGTGttactgtccatggtgctgattagTAATAGTCGGGtggttatgcatttctaccactGCATAGGTGCGCACCTAGCGGTTTCTGTCGTTGCTACAGGagctgtccaaggtgctgattGGTATAGCCGCCACATTGCTTCGTAATGCAATGAGACAATGAGTAACGTATAAGATTAAGAACAATGATACACAAAATTGCGCATTGCATCATCGTAGGTTAGTAACTGAGGCCGTCTCCCTGTACCTGAAGGTTGGGAGTTCAAATGCCGGTGATTGCTGTTCACCGGCACCTGATATTCACACTGCTGTAAAATGCACTTCTCACAACAGGATTCATTTATACCCTGTTCATTGTACACGTAACTAGGCGAGGTAGGGGATTTCTCCAGGTACAtcgaacctgtaaatactgtacatagcgtctgccTCCTCTGTCACGACCGGCAAAAGGTAGATGCTCATGCTTTGATAATAGTTCActtcatttttctttatttttccccagaccaacaGTATGACTGCCATCATCCTATTCTTCTTCATGACAATTgcgttgatgttgttgttctcCTGTGTGGTATTAATTACTGCACGGAAATATGTGGTGTAATATCTCCGGTACAATGAATATCTATACACCGTACAAATAGCATCTCTCCTTCATATTGTGATCGGCAGAAGACAGATCTTCACGCTTCAATGATAGTTCActttcaatttttctttgttgtttttcccaaGACCAACAGCATAACGGCCATCATTCTGTTCTTCTTCATGACAACTGCATTGATAGCATTCATATTGATCGGCGGAAGACGGATCTTCATGCTTCAATGTGAGTTCACTTTCATGATCAGTTTTTCTTTGTCCTTTCCCAGACCAACAGCATGACGGCCATCATCCTGTTCTTCTTCATGACGACCGTGCTGATGCTGCTCTTCTCCTGCGTGGTTTACTACACGGAGATTGACGACCCGGACACCAAATTCACCAGCATCCCAGAAACCTTCTGGTGGGCCATCGTGACCATGATCAACATCGGGTACGGCGACTACTACCCGCGCACTATTGTAGGGAAGATCGTCGGTTCCGTCGCCGCTATAGCCGGTATCGTAGCCCTCTGTTTGGGGATACCCGAGTTTATGGAGTGTTATATTCACCTGTACGAGGCCGCCAGGTATCACAAGAGGTACTCGCAACGGAAGAACTTTGACATGGCCTCGTCCAAGTTCGGCGCGATAGGAAGTTCGAAGTCGCGCCGTCGCAACTTGAGCAGGAACAGGGACAAGAACAGGACGTTTAAACTGGTTCTCTGAGGACAAGAAACCAAAGATCTCATACTACTAATAGTACTGTCAGTCAGTCCATAGACTATGACAAAGACTGTGCAAGAAACAAtgagaaaaaataacaagaaaacatGCTCAGCAAAACTTCATATACCTCCTTGAAGTAGTTTTAGTTTTTTTCGAATCTGTTGTTTTACTCTTAATTGTGAATTTCTCGCTGATTCTTAAGCCCTTTTCCCACTTAAGGCTACAAAAGTTGAAATCTGTGTGGACAGTTTTGTATTCTACAAATTGCCTTTAAGTTATATTAATCAATGCAAAAGCAATAGATATGGGTTTGATGTGATGCATATAGTTGTACAGAGTTAAATAAAGCAAACAGTGGAAAAGAAAGTGTATACAGCTAATTATATGTGACTGTACAATTGtagaaaaacacaacatttggtGAATAAAATAAGGTTATATAAGATATGCAAATATACTGGCATCTCAATAACAAAGACAATAAATGTATATCAGTCTTGTctgtatgtttatttgtattaAGATATAAGTTGTAAATTggataatacattgtatattcactGAAAAAAGGACACAAAAATTACAGATTATTAGAGCACAGAATTTTCTCTGTATACGTATAATATTCATatgttattattatataataagcATACTCTTCAATTTAACATGTAATAGAGCATTTGTGGGAATTACGGAATAGCTGCCTATTAGTTAGCTTTCTAGCAATTTTGCTTACCTAAATACCATATGATAATATATAGCTTTTATGTACAACATGAGATAGGATGATCCCAACAGAAAGGAACTACACTATTTACATGCTAGTATCACATTTTTGAAAGcacaacagggctctagccagctcgaaattctTTTCCGTCAGCTAATtccattgtcgcaaaaaccgcgacaattaagttagaaagacggaactgagaccttgaaaaacgggtttttaatgagattatcatatgcaaaagggcaccgacacacacagtcaacaatcataacaataacaaaacaaacagtgtgtggctttctgacgtggacagcgtccccaagccgccagtagcttccaccaagaatttttgtccgtcaaggttgacggattggtttaaaaaaatttccgtcacacgcagcaaatttccaaaaacggatgctggctagagccctgcagcAGAAACAACTCATCCTTTTTTGGTTTGAATTACAACATGCCAAGTTTCAATACAAATAAGGTATTGCATCTCACATTACCCAGATGTCTCATCTTCATCCACAAAATTCTTAGCTTTCTGCTTCTGTCCACAAAGTTGACATttggcatcatcatcatcattatccgggcgtgctggttgcacggatggccatgactctctccctccatccttccctatcctccatagccttgggtagatcttcagccgagcagccagaatcatcacaaaGTTGATGTAGATATGTTTTGCGTGGTCGACATTTGGcagcattttttgtaaataataTGGTAATATGCAAAAATATTGTGGGTATTGAGATTGAGTTGGCGAATCAACTAATGATACATGACATTGTTTGTACTTTgtcaaaaaatgataaattgaagaaaaaaaagaagagcacTGTAGCACAAAGTGTAACATATGCATAATGAATACTCACAAAGTATCTAACAAATATTACTGCGATGGTTATAGATTAAGTTTAGTATCTGTGTTGatctaattttatgatatatatacattacATCCTAGGCAATTTTCAACAAGTTTTTACAGCAGTTGGTAATATGTTCACTTTTAACCAAACAACTCCCTCATATTGTATCATTACAGTTTAACTCTTAACACTAAGTCAATTTCTTCATTCACTGTTCCAATAACAAGTTTGTTACACTCTTCCAATAACcaaaagaaatatttgtttcttttctgtttcatgTAAACTTCTTTTGTGACTTATAGTAACAGCTCTATGCTATTCACAAAACAAAAGGGGTTTCCATATTTTCAAGACAAGAAATATTTTGTCCAAATCTTTTTTCTTAAATAAGTTTTCAGACATAGAAGCAAAAGTTGGTTGTCCAGTAACTTGTTGCACTGTGCAGCCAAGTATGCATGTACAACCAAGTTATAGCCACTTCACTCCAGAACGTTGAAACCAACAGTTACCAACATGGTATGTAAGAATCAAACTGCCTTTCATATGACCTACAACAAAACAGCTTTGCatgttgaaaacaaatattatacACTTAACCTTTCTACTGCTGCCAAATTGCATTCATAATATAAAGATTTTCTTAACCAAAAAAACCCTACCTCAGCAggaaaatgttaacattatcAATatgatacatttacatttaaaggaactacagtcaaaactgccaaagtgaccacctctacataaagaccacctggccaatgtgaccactttttggtccTTTAGACATTTTTCCCAATAAGgcctacgtcatatttccaaaccagggcctgggagcttttgggaacaaaaatTGTGATAAAAAAACCCCACCAAACTACACCAGACATGAAGAGAATAGTCAAgggtattatttgtgtatatgtttatgtatacatttctattttttgctTTCACAAACAGCCCAACCAGGCCTTGGCTTGTAAATGTGTCGTTAGCCTTACACAAGCATAAATAAAGAATCCCATCtttagtgaccacctgtccataaaGACCAGATTTTgtcagtcccctgagtggtcttcttgggcagttttgactgtataaaaCAGGAAA
Above is a genomic segment from Branchiostoma floridae strain S238N-H82 chromosome 16, Bfl_VNyyK, whole genome shotgun sequence containing:
- the LOC118403016 gene encoding potassium voltage-gated channel protein Shaker-like, with the protein product MLSRGQGASRSGAASRARRRWREDNPPAPRRSALDGPVQKVVINVSGLRFVTTMATLETYPDSLLGDGRRRKWYFDPNKNEYFFDRHRPSFEAILQYYQTGGMLQRPEEVPAEVFLDELEFYDVGEETLRRYREEEGMELPPPDVLPPPEDERLKKIWLLFNEPKSSILAKIVTTICVIMILMSVVVTCMETVPEVQEWLHTPATGSNETGPLPVTRNPFFVAETIYVAWFTLELVLGFVSCADRCRFVKDYVNVLDFIGIALYFVELGLEMRRVFIAVRLDPLLLIGWVDYSFFAE
- the LOC118403853 gene encoding shaker-related potassium channel tsha2-like, with product MWIARLVRMLRIVKVTKYSGDMQLFWKAMTNSMTAIILFFFMTTVLMLLFSCVVYYTEIDDPDTKFTSIPETFWWAIVTMINIGYGDYYPRTIVGKIVGSVAAIAGIVALCLGIPEFMECYIHLYEAARYHKRYSQRKNFDMASSKFGAIGSSKSRRRNLSRNRDKNRTFKLVL